The following are encoded in a window of Syngnathus scovelli strain Florida chromosome 4, RoL_Ssco_1.2, whole genome shotgun sequence genomic DNA:
- the stk33 gene encoding serine/threonine-protein kinase 33 isoform X2, translated as MLSTSRLKSFKNENSHKMAEAAFSALGKNTGTKGISERDVPHIRLIGDGDVEDIYIFGKKLGHGSYGVVYEATHIRTQTKWAIKTVCKAEPGSTKIKMLEQEIKILKQVDHPHILRLVEIYETAQMTYLITELCVGGELKQVLHQKQFFPEEEARHIIGCLADAITYLHKKNIMHRDLKLENILVKNSLDDYNGKLDIKVADFGLSVKTLGVGSESILSDVCGTPVYMAPEMISQRGYTHWCDMWSVGVIMYILLCGEPPFVSKSKENRLKEIRTIGVQFSSAIWDTVSDAAKTVVTCLLKENPAYRMSANQLRDNPWVTGDTNTPAMPLNALEMMHNFHEQEKSTQEPNKTLDPFLVPRAASPVSPERQSNGLNHDDLCGFFCSPSTSNKLPKETKEGCGHQQDKEKMIAGTLKPRTPHPGVKPRPSIRSRKSQCKTNVNSPKKAASHENGQRSPPSPLKDLGLWDRAD; from the exons ATGCTGTCGACTTCTCGTTTGAAGTCTTTCAAAAATGAAAACTCCCACAAG ATGGCAGAAGCAGCATTTAGTGCCTTAGGAAAAAACACAGGGACCAAGGGCATCTCTGAGAGGGATGTGCCTCACATTCGTCTGATTGGTGATGGCGACGTGGAG GATATATACATATTTGGAAAGAAACTGGGCCACGGAAGTTATGGGGTGGTGTATGAGGCAACACATATTAGGACACAGACCAAGTGGGCCATCAAGACGGTTTGCAAGGCAGAG ccgggaagTACAAAGATCAAGATGCTGGagcaagaaataaaaatactcaAACAAGTGGACCATCCTCACATATTACGTCTGGTGGAGATCTACGAAACAGCTCAG ATGACATATTTGATCACCGAGCTGTGTGTGGGAGGTGAGTTGAAGCAGGTGTTACACCAAAAACAGTTCTTTCCTGAGGAGGAGGCAAGACACATCATCGGCTGCTTAGCTGACGCCATCACCTACCTTCACAAAAAAA ATATTATGCATCGTGATTTGAAACTTGAGAACATTTTGGTGAAAAATTCTCTTGATGACTACAATGGCAAGCTTGACATTAAG GTTGCAGACTTTGGATTATCAGTAAAAACCTTGGGTGTTGGAAGTGAAAGCATTCTGTCAGACGTTTGTGGGACACCCGTGTACATGG CTCCTGAAATGATAAGCCAACGTGGTTACACACACTGGTGTGATATGTGGAGCGTAGGAGTCATTATGTATATTTT GCTGTGTGGGGAGCCTCCATTTGTATCCAAATCAAAAGAAAACCGACTTAAGGAGATTAGAACAATAGGAGTCCAATTTTCTTCAGCCATCTGGGACACAGTCAGTGatgcag CAAAAACGGTAGTGACGTGCCTCCTGAAAGAAAACCCCGCTTACCGTATGTCAGCTAATCAGTTACGAGACAACCCGTGGGTTACA GGTGACACCAACACGCCCGCAATGCCTCTCAATGCGCTGGAGATGATGCACAACTTCCATGAACAGGAGAAGA GTACACAGGAGCCAAACAAAACCCTGGACCCCTTCCTTGTTCCCAGGGCAGCTTCACCAGTGTCACCAGAGCGCCAAAGCAATGGCTTGAACCATGATGATCTCTGCGGCTTTTTCTGCTCACCCTCCACATCCAACAAACTG CCCAAAGAGACCAAAGAGGGCTGCGGCCATCAACAGGACAAGGAGAAAATGATTGCCGGGACACTTAAGCCCAGAACACCACAC CCTGGCGTGAAACCCCGCCCAAGTATACGTTCGCGCAAGTCTCAATGCAAGACAAACGTCAACTCACCgaagaaagcagcctcccatgaaAACGGACAGAGATCTCCTCCATCTCCTTTAAAA GACCTCGGTCTGTGGGACAGAGCAGATTGA
- the stk33 gene encoding serine/threonine-protein kinase 33 isoform X1 — translation MPTFWCSPVGVVVLEESRAGIRLMAEAAFSALGKNTGTKGISERDVPHIRLIGDGDVEDIYIFGKKLGHGSYGVVYEATHIRTQTKWAIKTVCKAEPGSTKIKMLEQEIKILKQVDHPHILRLVEIYETAQMTYLITELCVGGELKQVLHQKQFFPEEEARHIIGCLADAITYLHKKNIMHRDLKLENILVKNSLDDYNGKLDIKVADFGLSVKTLGVGSESILSDVCGTPVYMAPEMISQRGYTHWCDMWSVGVIMYILLCGEPPFVSKSKENRLKEIRTIGVQFSSAIWDTVSDAAKTVVTCLLKENPAYRMSANQLRDNPWVTGDTNTPAMPLNALEMMHNFHEQEKSTQEPNKTLDPFLVPRAASPVSPERQSNGLNHDDLCGFFCSPSTSNKLPKETKEGCGHQQDKEKMIAGTLKPRTPHPGVKPRPSIRSRKSQCKTNVNSPKKAASHENGQRSPPSPLKDLGLWDRAD, via the exons ATGCCAACATTTTGGTGTTCTCCTGTTGGGGTTGTTGTTTTAGAGGAAAGTCGAGCTGGGATAAGACTG ATGGCAGAAGCAGCATTTAGTGCCTTAGGAAAAAACACAGGGACCAAGGGCATCTCTGAGAGGGATGTGCCTCACATTCGTCTGATTGGTGATGGCGACGTGGAG GATATATACATATTTGGAAAGAAACTGGGCCACGGAAGTTATGGGGTGGTGTATGAGGCAACACATATTAGGACACAGACCAAGTGGGCCATCAAGACGGTTTGCAAGGCAGAG ccgggaagTACAAAGATCAAGATGCTGGagcaagaaataaaaatactcaAACAAGTGGACCATCCTCACATATTACGTCTGGTGGAGATCTACGAAACAGCTCAG ATGACATATTTGATCACCGAGCTGTGTGTGGGAGGTGAGTTGAAGCAGGTGTTACACCAAAAACAGTTCTTTCCTGAGGAGGAGGCAAGACACATCATCGGCTGCTTAGCTGACGCCATCACCTACCTTCACAAAAAAA ATATTATGCATCGTGATTTGAAACTTGAGAACATTTTGGTGAAAAATTCTCTTGATGACTACAATGGCAAGCTTGACATTAAG GTTGCAGACTTTGGATTATCAGTAAAAACCTTGGGTGTTGGAAGTGAAAGCATTCTGTCAGACGTTTGTGGGACACCCGTGTACATGG CTCCTGAAATGATAAGCCAACGTGGTTACACACACTGGTGTGATATGTGGAGCGTAGGAGTCATTATGTATATTTT GCTGTGTGGGGAGCCTCCATTTGTATCCAAATCAAAAGAAAACCGACTTAAGGAGATTAGAACAATAGGAGTCCAATTTTCTTCAGCCATCTGGGACACAGTCAGTGatgcag CAAAAACGGTAGTGACGTGCCTCCTGAAAGAAAACCCCGCTTACCGTATGTCAGCTAATCAGTTACGAGACAACCCGTGGGTTACA GGTGACACCAACACGCCCGCAATGCCTCTCAATGCGCTGGAGATGATGCACAACTTCCATGAACAGGAGAAGA GTACACAGGAGCCAAACAAAACCCTGGACCCCTTCCTTGTTCCCAGGGCAGCTTCACCAGTGTCACCAGAGCGCCAAAGCAATGGCTTGAACCATGATGATCTCTGCGGCTTTTTCTGCTCACCCTCCACATCCAACAAACTG CCCAAAGAGACCAAAGAGGGCTGCGGCCATCAACAGGACAAGGAGAAAATGATTGCCGGGACACTTAAGCCCAGAACACCACAC CCTGGCGTGAAACCCCGCCCAAGTATACGTTCGCGCAAGTCTCAATGCAAGACAAACGTCAACTCACCgaagaaagcagcctcccatgaaAACGGACAGAGATCTCCTCCATCTCCTTTAAAA GACCTCGGTCTGTGGGACAGAGCAGATTGA
- the stk33 gene encoding serine/threonine-protein kinase 33 isoform X3 has protein sequence MPTFWCSPVGVVVLEESRAGIRLMAEAAFSALGKNTGTKGISERDVPHIRLIGDGDVEDIYIFGKKLGHGSYGVVYEATHIRTQTKWAIKTVCKAEPGSTKIKMLEQEIKILKQVDHPHILRLVEIYETAQMTYLITELCVGGELKQVLHQKQFFPEEEARHIIGCLADAITYLHKKNIMHRDLKLENILVKNSLDDYNGKLDIKVADFGLSVKTLGVGSESILSDVCGTPVYMAPEMISQRGYTHWCDMWSVGVIMYILLCGEPPFVSKSKENRLKEIRTIGVQFSSAIWDTVSDAAKTVVTCLLKENPAYRMSANQLRDNPWVTGDTNTPAMPLNALEMMHNFHEQEKSTQEPNKTLDPFLVPRAASPVSPERQSNGLNHDDLCGFFCSPSTSNKLPKETKEGCGHQQDKEKMIAGTLKPRTPHPGVKPRPSIRSRKSQCKTNVNSPKKAASHENGQRSPPSPLKV, from the exons ATGCCAACATTTTGGTGTTCTCCTGTTGGGGTTGTTGTTTTAGAGGAAAGTCGAGCTGGGATAAGACTG ATGGCAGAAGCAGCATTTAGTGCCTTAGGAAAAAACACAGGGACCAAGGGCATCTCTGAGAGGGATGTGCCTCACATTCGTCTGATTGGTGATGGCGACGTGGAG GATATATACATATTTGGAAAGAAACTGGGCCACGGAAGTTATGGGGTGGTGTATGAGGCAACACATATTAGGACACAGACCAAGTGGGCCATCAAGACGGTTTGCAAGGCAGAG ccgggaagTACAAAGATCAAGATGCTGGagcaagaaataaaaatactcaAACAAGTGGACCATCCTCACATATTACGTCTGGTGGAGATCTACGAAACAGCTCAG ATGACATATTTGATCACCGAGCTGTGTGTGGGAGGTGAGTTGAAGCAGGTGTTACACCAAAAACAGTTCTTTCCTGAGGAGGAGGCAAGACACATCATCGGCTGCTTAGCTGACGCCATCACCTACCTTCACAAAAAAA ATATTATGCATCGTGATTTGAAACTTGAGAACATTTTGGTGAAAAATTCTCTTGATGACTACAATGGCAAGCTTGACATTAAG GTTGCAGACTTTGGATTATCAGTAAAAACCTTGGGTGTTGGAAGTGAAAGCATTCTGTCAGACGTTTGTGGGACACCCGTGTACATGG CTCCTGAAATGATAAGCCAACGTGGTTACACACACTGGTGTGATATGTGGAGCGTAGGAGTCATTATGTATATTTT GCTGTGTGGGGAGCCTCCATTTGTATCCAAATCAAAAGAAAACCGACTTAAGGAGATTAGAACAATAGGAGTCCAATTTTCTTCAGCCATCTGGGACACAGTCAGTGatgcag CAAAAACGGTAGTGACGTGCCTCCTGAAAGAAAACCCCGCTTACCGTATGTCAGCTAATCAGTTACGAGACAACCCGTGGGTTACA GGTGACACCAACACGCCCGCAATGCCTCTCAATGCGCTGGAGATGATGCACAACTTCCATGAACAGGAGAAGA GTACACAGGAGCCAAACAAAACCCTGGACCCCTTCCTTGTTCCCAGGGCAGCTTCACCAGTGTCACCAGAGCGCCAAAGCAATGGCTTGAACCATGATGATCTCTGCGGCTTTTTCTGCTCACCCTCCACATCCAACAAACTG CCCAAAGAGACCAAAGAGGGCTGCGGCCATCAACAGGACAAGGAGAAAATGATTGCCGGGACACTTAAGCCCAGAACACCACAC CCTGGCGTGAAACCCCGCCCAAGTATACGTTCGCGCAAGTCTCAATGCAAGACAAACGTCAACTCACCgaagaaagcagcctcccatgaaAACGGACAGAGATCTCCTCCATCTCCTTTAAAAGTATGA
- the stk33 gene encoding serine/threonine-protein kinase 33 isoform X4, whose amino-acid sequence MPTFWCSPVGVVVLEESRAGIRLMAEAAFSALGKNTGTKGISERDVPHIRLIGDGDVEDIYIFGKKLGHGSYGVVYEATHIRTQTKWAIKTVCKAEPGSTKIKMLEQEIKILKQVDHPHILRLVEIYETAQMTYLITELCVGGELKQVLHQKQFFPEEEARHIIGCLADAITYLHKKNIMHRDLKLENILVKNSLDDYNGKLDIKVADFGLSVKTLGVGSESILSDVCGTPVYMAPEMISQRGYTHWCDMWSVGVIMYILLCGEPPFVSKSKENRLKEIRTIGVQFSSAIWDTVSDAAKTVVTCLLKENPAYRMSANQLRDNPWVTGDTNTPAMPLNALEMMHNFHEQEKSTQEPNKTLDPFLVPRAASPVSPERQSNGLNHDDLCGFFCSPSTSNKLPKETKEGCGHQQDKEKMIAGTLKPRTPHED is encoded by the exons ATGCCAACATTTTGGTGTTCTCCTGTTGGGGTTGTTGTTTTAGAGGAAAGTCGAGCTGGGATAAGACTG ATGGCAGAAGCAGCATTTAGTGCCTTAGGAAAAAACACAGGGACCAAGGGCATCTCTGAGAGGGATGTGCCTCACATTCGTCTGATTGGTGATGGCGACGTGGAG GATATATACATATTTGGAAAGAAACTGGGCCACGGAAGTTATGGGGTGGTGTATGAGGCAACACATATTAGGACACAGACCAAGTGGGCCATCAAGACGGTTTGCAAGGCAGAG ccgggaagTACAAAGATCAAGATGCTGGagcaagaaataaaaatactcaAACAAGTGGACCATCCTCACATATTACGTCTGGTGGAGATCTACGAAACAGCTCAG ATGACATATTTGATCACCGAGCTGTGTGTGGGAGGTGAGTTGAAGCAGGTGTTACACCAAAAACAGTTCTTTCCTGAGGAGGAGGCAAGACACATCATCGGCTGCTTAGCTGACGCCATCACCTACCTTCACAAAAAAA ATATTATGCATCGTGATTTGAAACTTGAGAACATTTTGGTGAAAAATTCTCTTGATGACTACAATGGCAAGCTTGACATTAAG GTTGCAGACTTTGGATTATCAGTAAAAACCTTGGGTGTTGGAAGTGAAAGCATTCTGTCAGACGTTTGTGGGACACCCGTGTACATGG CTCCTGAAATGATAAGCCAACGTGGTTACACACACTGGTGTGATATGTGGAGCGTAGGAGTCATTATGTATATTTT GCTGTGTGGGGAGCCTCCATTTGTATCCAAATCAAAAGAAAACCGACTTAAGGAGATTAGAACAATAGGAGTCCAATTTTCTTCAGCCATCTGGGACACAGTCAGTGatgcag CAAAAACGGTAGTGACGTGCCTCCTGAAAGAAAACCCCGCTTACCGTATGTCAGCTAATCAGTTACGAGACAACCCGTGGGTTACA GGTGACACCAACACGCCCGCAATGCCTCTCAATGCGCTGGAGATGATGCACAACTTCCATGAACAGGAGAAGA GTACACAGGAGCCAAACAAAACCCTGGACCCCTTCCTTGTTCCCAGGGCAGCTTCACCAGTGTCACCAGAGCGCCAAAGCAATGGCTTGAACCATGATGATCTCTGCGGCTTTTTCTGCTCACCCTCCACATCCAACAAACTG CCCAAAGAGACCAAAGAGGGCTGCGGCCATCAACAGGACAAGGAGAAAATGATTGCCGGGACACTTAAGCCCAGAACACCACAC GAGGATTGA